A window of the Lactuca sativa cultivar Salinas chromosome 7, Lsat_Salinas_v11, whole genome shotgun sequence genome harbors these coding sequences:
- the LOC111906960 gene encoding receptor-like serine/threonine-protein kinase SD1-8 isoform X1: protein MKSLHSHVIFFLFYPFLSLAIDTITPTQPLITNQTLVSNGEVFELGFFNTSNYLYIGIWYKQIEPRTIVWVANRDTPITSSSGSLTIVNNSNLVLVNQTGAVVWSSNQSTQVVNTVVQLLDNGNFVLRPENDENPENYIWQSFDYPTDTLLPEMKLGWDRKSGINRVLQSWKTNNDPTTGDYTFKMNIIGFPELLTVKNETIIWRTGPWNGMRFSGVPAMKGVSMMQFELEENSDEISYSFEMLDSSIYSRLVINSSGINQRFVWAKTTNTWSVFWSFPDDLCDQFGECGSFGICDATTAPICNCTTGFRPKNQQAWDLRDGLDGCFRSSDLDCGSDGFLPMNNMKLPESSNVFVDQTMNLSECGAICKKNCSCAAYASMNITEGGSGCVIWVGDLMDMRQYADSENGGQDLYVRVAASDLVQSMGVGSSKNGSGNGNHVGKIVGITASTCVVLTFLLILVYLKKKKTRNLKKSINRTGPQERTEEFLVNDGTIVPSRRDYYSETSMDELELPLFDFTTLAKATNNFSDKNKLGQGGFGCVYKGTLTEGEVVAVKRLSRICEQGIEELKNEVRLIAKLQHRNLVRVLGCCIEVEEKLLIYEYMDNKSLDMFLFDKEKNMILNWKIRLDIIRGIARGLLYLHQDSRFKIIHRDMKASNILLDKDMNPKISDFGIARIFGSDQTEAETKIVVGTYGYMSPEYAMEGHFSTKSDVFSFGVLILEIVSGKRNRGSSNTNNQLNLLGQAWKLWNEDNSLELLDESIKVKFSENEVLRCIQIGLLCVQEQSEDRPDMAKVVLLLSSETVRMPRPKHPGFFIRKLNNESESSRKDDDSVSINGITISILDGR, encoded by the exons ATGAAATCCCTCCATAGCCATGTCATATTCTTTCTGTTCTACCCTTTTCTCTCTCTAGCTATTGACACCATCACACCCACACAACCTCTCATCACCAATCAAACTCTAGTCTCTAATGGTGAAGTTTTCGAGTTGGGTTTCTTCAATACAAGCAATTATCTGTATATAGGCATTTGGTACAAGCAAATTGAGCCGAGAACAATTGTATGGGTAGCTAATAGAGACACCCCCATTACTTCATCGTCCGGGAGCCTAACCATCGTCAACAACAGCAACCTGGTGCTTGTAAATCAAACGGGAGCTGTCGTCTGGTCCTCAAATCAATCTACGCAGGTGGTGAACACGGTGGTGCAGCTTTTAGACAACGGTAACTTTGTGCTTCGTCCAGAAAACGATGAGAATCCGGAGAATTACATTTGGCAAAGCTTTGATTATCCGACTGATACTCTATTGCCGGAGATGAAACTGGGGTGGGATAGGAAATCTGGAATTAATCGGGTTTTGCAGTCGTGGAAGACAAACAACGATCCGACGACCGGtgattatacttttaaaatgaaTATCATTGGGTTCCCGGAGCTTTTAACAGTGAAGAATGAAACAATAATTTGGCGAACTGGGCCATGGAACGGGATGAGATTTAGTGGTGTACCAGCGATGAAAGGGGTGAGTATGATGCAGTTTGAACTTGAGGAGAATTCCGACGAGATTAGTTATTCATTTGAAATGCTGGATAGTTCTATTTATTCACGATTGGTTATTAATTCTTCTGGTATTAATCAAAGATTCGTCTGGGCTAAAACAACAAATACCTGGAGTGTGTTCTGGTCTTTCCCCGATGATTTATGCGATCAGTTTGGTGAATGTGGTTCGTTCGGCATTTGTGATGCAACCACTGCACCGATCTGCAATTGTACGACAGGATTCCGGCCGAAAAACCAGCAAGCATGGGATCTACGAGATGGGTTGGATGGGTGTTTTCGGAGCTCAGACTTGGATTGCGGGTCGGATGGATTTCTGCCAATGAATAATATGAAATTGCCAGAGAGTTCGAACGTGTTTGTAGATCAGACGATGAATTTGAGCGAGTGTGGTGCGATATGCAAGAAGAATTGTTCCTGTGCTGCGTATGCTAGTATGAATATCACTGAAGGCGGGTCGGGTTGTGTGATTTGGGTTGGGGATCTTATGGATATGAGGCAGTATGCTGATTCTGAAAATGGAGGGCAAGATCTTTACGTTAGAGTTGCAGCTTCTGATTTAG TTCAATCAATGGGCGTCGGAAGTTCCAAAAATGGCTCCGGCAATGGCAACCACGTTGGCAAAATTGTCGGCATCACTGCCAGTACTTGTGTGGTGCTCACATTTCTACTTATTCTCGTctacttgaagaagaagaaaacaagAAATTTGAAAAAGTCAATTAATAGAACAG GTCCTCAAGAAAGAACCGAAGAATTCTTGGTAAATGATGGGACAATTGTACCAAGTAGAAGAGATTATTATAGTGAAACGTCAATGGATGAACTTGAATTACCCTTGTTTGATTTTACGACACTCGCTAAGGCAACAAACAACTTCTCGGATAAAAATAAACTTGGGCAAGGAGGGTTCGGGTGTGTTTACAAG GGTACATTAACAGAAGGTGAAGTTGTAGCTGTAAAAAGGCTCTCAAGAATTTGTGAGCAAGGGATAGAGGAACTTAAAAATGAGGTCCGATTAATTGCAAAACTCCAACATCGAAACCTAGTTCGGGTATTAGGTTGTTGTATTGAGGTTGAAGAGAAGTTGTTGATTTATGAGTACATGGACAACAAAAGTCTTGATATGTTTCTTTTTG ACAAAGAGAAAAATATGATACTCAATTGGAAAATCCGACTCGATATTATACGTGGGATTGCTCGTGGGCTTCTTTATCttcatcaagattcaagatttaaaatCATTCATCGAGATATGAAAGCAAGTAATATTTTGCTTGATAAGGACATGAACCCAAAGATATCAGATTTTGGTATCGCAAGGATTTTTGGGAGTGATCAAACCGAAGCAGAAACAAAGATAGTGGTTGGAACGTA TGGTTATATGTCACCTGAATATGCGATGGAGGGTCACTTCTCCACAAAATCTGATGTTTTTAGTTTCGGGGTCCTGATCTTGGAGATAGTGAGCGGTAAAAGAAACAGAGGCTCGTCCAACACAAATAACCAACTTAACCTGCTTGGACAA GCATGGAAGTTATGGAACGAAGACAACTCTTTAGAACTACTAGACGAATCTATCAAGGTCAAATTTTCAGAAAATGAAGTATTAAGGTGCATACAAATTGGACTATTATGTGTTCAAGAACAATCAGAAGATAGGCCTGATATGGCAAAGGTGGTGTTGTTATTGAGCAGTGAAACAGTACGAATGCCTCGACCAAAACATCCCGGattctttattagaaaattaaACAACGAAAGCGAGTCTTCGAGAAAAGATGATGATTCAGTGTCCATAAATGGGATCACAATATCAATACTAGATGGTAGATAG
- the LOC111906960 gene encoding S-locus-specific glycoprotein S13 isoform X2, translated as MKSLHSHVIFFLFYPFLSLAIDTITPTQPLITNQTLVSNGEVFELGFFNTSNYLYIGIWYKQIEPRTIVWVANRDTPITSSSGSLTIVNNSNLVLVNQTGAVVWSSNQSTQVVNTVVQLLDNGNFVLRPENDENPENYIWQSFDYPTDTLLPEMKLGWDRKSGINRVLQSWKTNNDPTTGDYTFKMNIIGFPELLTVKNETIIWRTGPWNGMRFSGVPAMKGVSMMQFELEENSDEISYSFEMLDSSIYSRLVINSSGINQRFVWAKTTNTWSVFWSFPDDLCDQFGECGSFGICDATTAPICNCTTGFRPKNQQAWDLRDGLDGCFRSSDLDCGSDGFLPMNNMKLPESSNVFVDQTMNLSECGAICKKNCSCAAYASMNITEGGSGCVIWVGDLMDMRQYADSENGGQDLYVRVAASDLVQSMGVGSSKNGSGNGNHVGKIVGITASTCVVLTFLLILVYLKKKKTRNLKKSINRTGPQERTEEFLVNDGTIVPSRRDYYSETSMDELELPLFDFTTLAKATNNFSDKNKLGQGGFGCVYKKVKL; from the exons ATGAAATCCCTCCATAGCCATGTCATATTCTTTCTGTTCTACCCTTTTCTCTCTCTAGCTATTGACACCATCACACCCACACAACCTCTCATCACCAATCAAACTCTAGTCTCTAATGGTGAAGTTTTCGAGTTGGGTTTCTTCAATACAAGCAATTATCTGTATATAGGCATTTGGTACAAGCAAATTGAGCCGAGAACAATTGTATGGGTAGCTAATAGAGACACCCCCATTACTTCATCGTCCGGGAGCCTAACCATCGTCAACAACAGCAACCTGGTGCTTGTAAATCAAACGGGAGCTGTCGTCTGGTCCTCAAATCAATCTACGCAGGTGGTGAACACGGTGGTGCAGCTTTTAGACAACGGTAACTTTGTGCTTCGTCCAGAAAACGATGAGAATCCGGAGAATTACATTTGGCAAAGCTTTGATTATCCGACTGATACTCTATTGCCGGAGATGAAACTGGGGTGGGATAGGAAATCTGGAATTAATCGGGTTTTGCAGTCGTGGAAGACAAACAACGATCCGACGACCGGtgattatacttttaaaatgaaTATCATTGGGTTCCCGGAGCTTTTAACAGTGAAGAATGAAACAATAATTTGGCGAACTGGGCCATGGAACGGGATGAGATTTAGTGGTGTACCAGCGATGAAAGGGGTGAGTATGATGCAGTTTGAACTTGAGGAGAATTCCGACGAGATTAGTTATTCATTTGAAATGCTGGATAGTTCTATTTATTCACGATTGGTTATTAATTCTTCTGGTATTAATCAAAGATTCGTCTGGGCTAAAACAACAAATACCTGGAGTGTGTTCTGGTCTTTCCCCGATGATTTATGCGATCAGTTTGGTGAATGTGGTTCGTTCGGCATTTGTGATGCAACCACTGCACCGATCTGCAATTGTACGACAGGATTCCGGCCGAAAAACCAGCAAGCATGGGATCTACGAGATGGGTTGGATGGGTGTTTTCGGAGCTCAGACTTGGATTGCGGGTCGGATGGATTTCTGCCAATGAATAATATGAAATTGCCAGAGAGTTCGAACGTGTTTGTAGATCAGACGATGAATTTGAGCGAGTGTGGTGCGATATGCAAGAAGAATTGTTCCTGTGCTGCGTATGCTAGTATGAATATCACTGAAGGCGGGTCGGGTTGTGTGATTTGGGTTGGGGATCTTATGGATATGAGGCAGTATGCTGATTCTGAAAATGGAGGGCAAGATCTTTACGTTAGAGTTGCAGCTTCTGATTTAG TTCAATCAATGGGCGTCGGAAGTTCCAAAAATGGCTCCGGCAATGGCAACCACGTTGGCAAAATTGTCGGCATCACTGCCAGTACTTGTGTGGTGCTCACATTTCTACTTATTCTCGTctacttgaagaagaagaaaacaagAAATTTGAAAAAGTCAATTAATAGAACAG GTCCTCAAGAAAGAACCGAAGAATTCTTGGTAAATGATGGGACAATTGTACCAAGTAGAAGAGATTATTATAGTGAAACGTCAATGGATGAACTTGAATTACCCTTGTTTGATTTTACGACACTCGCTAAGGCAACAAACAACTTCTCGGATAAAAATAAACTTGGGCAAGGAGGGTTCGGGTGTGTTTACAAG AAGGTGAAGTTGTAG